The stretch of DNA CAGCTTTAATTGAAGTAGCAATTATCTgatcatttcaaaaatttaaacatttatGAGTAATTTACATTACAAACTAATCAAGACATATACAATTTATAACTTAGAATATTTACCTTGTCGTCGATGAATTTGGACCAAAAACGAGCTAAGGCCCTTCGATAAGGATCAGAAGGTAAGATAGGATTTTGTTTCCAAGTCTCATCAATGTACTCGAGAATCACAAGAGACTCTGACACAGGTTTATCATTGTGAACAAAAActggaatttttttataaactggATTATATTTGAGGAGAAGATCACTTTTATTGGCCATATTTTCTTCAAGAAATTTGTATTGAATTCCCTTCAACTTGAGAGCAATCTGTACTCTGCAAACAAATGCACTTCCCACAGCTCCCAAAAGTTTGACATCATCTTGATTAGTAGCCATTATAGCACTTCAATTTTCTATGACTTTAACAATTGTCAAGTAACTTGTTTTGGTGTGTGAGTCCTTAGGTCTTGTGTgcttttataaaattta from Cicer arietinum cultivar CDC Frontier isolate Library 1 chromosome 3, Cicar.CDCFrontier_v2.0, whole genome shotgun sequence encodes:
- the LOC140919501 gene encoding probable glutathione S-transferase, which codes for MATNQDDVKLLGAVGSAFVCRVQIALKLKGIQYKFLEENMANKSDLLLKYNPVYKKIPVFVHNDKPVSESLVILEYIDETWKQNPILPSDPYRRALARFWSKFIDDKIIATSIKAVHTVDDEKEREKNVEESSEALQILENELKDKFFGGENIGFVDIAAVYIAFWIPLIQDITGLQLFNAEKCPNLYKWSHEFLNHPIVKENMPPRDPIFAYFKAHYESLFVSK